The Candidatus Bathyarchaeota archaeon genomic sequence TTCACGTTCAATGCAAATTTCAAGTGGACATTCCAGGTAAACTTCCATAAATTTACGGATTTGCTTTCTAGCATTATCCCTATAACGCCGTAAATTGCCAGTAGCGTCTATCACTACGTTTACGCCATTTTGAGTTAGGAGCCAAGCAATATAAACAAGTGTCGAATAAACAATGTCCCGCTCTTCCAATGAATAAGTAGGTTTAGGTGTTAAATATTTACGTAAGACATCTGAAGATAGAAGTTGCGCGCGTATACCTTTTTGAAGCAGGAACTTGACCAGTAGGTTCGCCACTGTTGATTTGCCGCTTCCCGGAAGTCCGGTAATCCAGATACACCAACCGCTACGCAACTCTAGCCGCTTCCAGCATTTTTCAACCGCTGTTTAGAACATAAAGCATAACTTTTAATAATCGTTGCGCAACGCTTATTGTCCAGATTTCAGATCGGTGATTTGACATGCTTATTGTTCAAATTTCAGACCTTCATTGCGGGCCCATGTTTAATTATGGAAGTTTTCGCACAGCCTTAGATGAAATAAACGCTTTGTCGCCAGACGCCGTGGTGGTGACTGGCGACATAACAGAGAATGGAATACTTTCAGAGTTTAAAATGGCTGCGGACGAGTTTAAAAGATTGAAGGCTAAAAACGTCATCTATATTAGTGGAAATCATGATTACCGGTCCACTGGATATTTGCTTTTCAAACAGTTTTTCCCATTCAACCAAGTCACTGAGATCGATGACGCTATAATAATTGTTTTGAGCAGCGCCCGCCCGGATAGAGACGATGGGGAAGTCGGGCACAGACAAAACCTTTGGCTGGAAAATATCTTAGAAAAATACAAAGATCGCGTGAAAATTGTGGCAATACACCATCACATAATCCCAGTTCCGGACACCGGTGCGGATCAAATTACCATTGTAGATGCAGGTGACGTCCTCAGAAGTCTTGTAAAAGCCAAAGCAGATTTGGTTTTATGCGGACACCGCCACAGACCGTGGAGATGGCGAGTAGAAGACATACAAGTAATACACGCAGGAAGCGTTTCATGTGAAAAACTGCGAGGTTTCTTTCTCAACTCATACAACGTGATAGAAGTGAAAAACAAGAAAGTTGAGGCTAAGTTGAAAATTGTAGGCGGAGACTACATAAGCTTTGAAGAAGTGGTCAAAAGACGTGAAATCCTCCAGTCTTCAGATGTTTCCAACTACAGCGACTCACTGGCAAGATAAATATACGGGCGCAAAACCAAGCTTTAGACAAGTTGTTTCCAGTAAGTCGATGCTGCTGAAATGAAAGAGATGACTTTTACAGTTACAGTCTGAACATCCAAAACCCATAACAGGAAGGCCAAACTGGGCCAAAACATGCGCAGTTGCACATTCTTCTGGTTTTTCTGCCTCCTTAAAGAAGACTTTAACAACATTCACGGAGTTGACAGCCAAAAAGTAGTCGATGTGCCAAAACTTTCTTTTCAGCGCTTTTCTCAAATGCCTCCTTAAACGTTTTTCCAATCCATTTTGGGCAGAGCCTACATAGGCGTATAAACCTTTTGCAAAAGTTACAGTTCCCAGCGAACCTACTTTAACGGTTTCGTCTCGGCTTACTAATACGGCTAGGATGTAAATCCCTTTTAAAGTCGCCATTGACATACCATTTCAAAATTTCCTTGACAGCTTTTTCAGAATAACCCAAGGAGATAAGAATTTTCTGCAGATTTCCATTAGGTTTTCTGCCCATTCAAACACCTTGCATTAAGATGTTTTAGCCTATCCGGATTGTATATAGGTGTTTACAGCGTCCAAGTCGAATTTTTCGTGGCGTAACACATTATGCACAAAATTCAACAATTTCACTCGAACATCAAAGCTCAGGTTTGGATACCAGACTGGTGATGCCACCACTAGACCACGCCAAGCATAGAATGGTTGCACAACTTCCAAGATTTCCCAATCGTTAGTTTTTATCAGGTAGTTTTCCCAGAAAAGCCTAAACAATCTTTCAAAAACCCCGGCTAGCTCGCCATACTTCTGTAACGAATAGAAAATGTAATTTATTGTCATGGCTGTCACGTCATCGGCAGGTTCACCCCATTCGCCTCTACTTCTATCCAAGACCGTGAAGTCTATGTCTTCTCGGAACATGACGTTCCACGGGTGAAAGTCACCGTGAACTTGGCTAAGCCTATGGGTTTTGCGTTTAAGCCGCCACCGCCAAGCAACACATTCCTTCTCAATATCGATTAGGTCGCATTCGCGAATGAAATCTAAATTTGGCGGATAGCTGTCCAATAAGCCCATTATGCATTCGCCGTGCCCTACTAGTTCTCTAGCTCTTCGCATGTAAAGCCACTGTGCTTCCTTTTTCACGCTGTGGATTTTAACGAGATAATCCGAGAGCGCCAGGCAACGTTTCTCGTCTAAACTAGTCATCTCGCCAGTCGCCTTAATTCGGTCTAAGTCAACGTGATAAAGCGTTCCTTCCACATACTCGGTTAAAATGAAAAATTCTCCACAATCCCCAAGAGATTTAAGGTTTTTGCCATCGCTTGTGAAGGCTCCTATATCAATGGAGCGCACATGCTTGGGAAGCTTGTTGAAAGCGGAATGTTGCCAAAGTAAAACTTGTGCGCGGTCGGAAACAAAATCATGACCGAAACCTCCAGGTCGCATGGACTCTAAAACAACCTTTTTAACTTCGCCCATAAACCTAAACTCAATAACATAGGGAACACCATAACCGAAGCCCTTTAAGTCCTTAGTGCCCTCAGCCTTCTCACATCCGAGCCTCCACACACCGCAAATCTCTACTTCGCCACCATATAGGCTGGAAAGGTATCGCCTTAAAGCTTCCTCGGAAAAACTCAAACCCTCAAGTCCTTTTGAATTGTCCATCACTTTCAAACACACACCCAACACGCGTAAGAAAGCTAACAACCAAAATATAAATTAAAGCGTTAACAGCCATAAAACCGGGAACAACACATGTTGGAGGACTGGACAACCATATTCCCCTTCTTGAAGACTTATGGCAAGCTTAAAGAAGTCTTGACGGATCAAGGGCTAGCTGCGCTAGGCGACGCCTTCA encodes the following:
- a CDS encoding adenylyl-sulfate kinase produces the protein MRSGWCIWITGLPGSGKSTVANLLVKFLLQKGIRAQLLSSDVLRKYLTPKPTYSLEERDIVYSTLVYIAWLLTQNGVNVVIDATGNLRRYRDNARKQIRKFMEVYLECPLEICIERESKRVETRYAPRQIYLRALEGKAPTVPGIGQPYEPPVSPEITVNTAQHTPEQAVQKILQVVLDRWCTKI
- a CDS encoding metallophosphoesterase encodes the protein MLIVQISDLHCGPMFNYGSFRTALDEINALSPDAVVVTGDITENGILSEFKMAADEFKRLKAKNVIYISGNHDYRSTGYLLFKQFFPFNQVTEIDDAIIIVLSSARPDRDDGEVGHRQNLWLENILEKYKDRVKIVAIHHHIIPVPDTGADQITIVDAGDVLRSLVKAKADLVLCGHRHRPWRWRVEDIQVIHAGSVSCEKLRGFFLNSYNVIEVKNKKVEAKLKIVGGDYISFEEVVKRREILQSSDVSNYSDSLAR
- a CDS encoding GIY-YIG nuclease family protein — encoded protein: MATLKGIYILAVLVSRDETVKVGSLGTVTFAKGLYAYVGSAQNGLEKRLRRHLRKALKRKFWHIDYFLAVNSVNVVKVFFKEAEKPEECATAHVLAQFGLPVMGFGCSDCNCKSHLFHFSSIDLLETTCLKLGFAPVYLSCQ
- a CDS encoding aminoglycoside phosphotransferase family protein, whose protein sequence is MDNSKGLEGLSFSEEALRRYLSSLYGGEVEICGVWRLGCEKAEGTKDLKGFGYGVPYVIEFRFMGEVKKVVLESMRPGGFGHDFVSDRAQVLLWQHSAFNKLPKHVRSIDIGAFTSDGKNLKSLGDCGEFFILTEYVEGTLYHVDLDRIKATGEMTSLDEKRCLALSDYLVKIHSVKKEAQWLYMRRARELVGHGECIMGLLDSYPPNLDFIRECDLIDIEKECVAWRWRLKRKTHRLSQVHGDFHPWNVMFREDIDFTVLDRSRGEWGEPADDVTAMTINYIFYSLQKYGELAGVFERLFRLFWENYLIKTNDWEILEVVQPFYAWRGLVVASPVWYPNLSFDVRVKLLNFVHNVLRHEKFDLDAVNTYIQSG